A portion of the Candidatus Eisenbacteria bacterium genome contains these proteins:
- a CDS encoding CHAT domain-containing protein has translation MRRILSIAKLLCVMAGVALCPPGASRAAPDAELAESARLQGLRQWAPAESLAHLALARAERATPADSNSLALALELLARGRQTQGLYRDTLVLEWGTRLVRIREASISRDPLALADAELLLSRILGGYERYGEAPSHLARARALRASRSAAIDSRSSDSLLAEVDLVSGQLLRRAGELANAEVELRRALTVHERFATSRTRLLGLVYSELGGVLVGLQRLDEAQPILLRAAETWQAVGAAGASQLAGTFGSLSSLEKNRGDMAQSVEWLERAVEASERLLGENARSTLIHRLNLGSRLIEFGDHVAARRRLEPLVTPLEALFGAGHSTTETARSMLGIACFADGDTVSALRYLAASLAAMENRPGNHAAGVAFALQWQAVILRDRGDLEGSRRAVELALEQCRPLGATEGPMRVDLELLKMSVLAKQGALTPLATEVAEVSALVDSFELTGTPVEARARVAQAIALRRLGAPDSAWKTALAADAMSRAQMAFNASRLPDRQALGLSVQWSEALPQLTDLVRTRDPGAAAIAWDRSQRWRGWWNRERELRRPPQGGLDTARTGAHARWVAAERHYAERIVSDADSMRHPSVSARLERARAAAEQAEGRYRATEARGGMPRPASEPRLDEILAHLAPDEALVAFAEAVDDTASRLVAFVAHGAPARVELVSLGPLRTARATSARWLRALSEPPSARASAAERELRVLGRACRERLWDPLAAVLADARTIHVVSGPLDDLPWLALPVGAREYLVDTNRTIGVIEAERDLLTPRAATSNGRAITFGGPAFDQAPATGAAPLLALASRGAANPCMPFPRLEALPAATAEALDVAATLGTGPDHALVLTGAEASEGSFKREAPGHTLLHVATHGVVLGDTCATAAPGRRGVGGLTATSSRTSKRRRPVAEPIAEADKPSPWLARRVWLAFAGANHAGESNDPDGNDGMLTAEEVVTLDLRGVEWVVLSACHSGAGADWSKEGALGMRRAFHLAGARTVIASHWSIEDQAAREWMRALYQARAAGALGGAEAVAKACRATLEARRQSRRTTHPFYWAAFTATGP, from the coding sequence ATGCGCCGAATCCTGAGCATCGCAAAGTTATTGTGTGTCATGGCAGGGGTCGCGTTGTGCCCGCCGGGCGCATCACGCGCGGCACCAGACGCAGAGCTCGCCGAGTCCGCGCGACTGCAGGGACTCCGGCAGTGGGCGCCCGCCGAGAGCCTTGCGCACCTCGCACTCGCGCGCGCCGAGCGCGCGACTCCCGCGGACTCGAACTCGCTCGCGCTTGCGCTCGAACTGCTCGCCCGAGGGCGCCAGACGCAGGGGCTCTATCGCGACACGCTGGTGCTGGAGTGGGGGACGCGACTGGTGCGCATCCGCGAGGCATCGATTTCGCGCGACCCGCTGGCGCTGGCCGACGCGGAACTGCTGCTCAGCCGGATTCTCGGCGGGTACGAGCGCTACGGCGAAGCGCCGTCACATCTGGCGCGCGCCCGGGCCCTGCGTGCTTCGCGATCGGCGGCGATCGATTCTCGCAGCTCCGATTCGCTCCTCGCCGAGGTCGACCTCGTGAGCGGTCAGCTCCTGCGTCGAGCCGGGGAACTGGCGAATGCCGAAGTCGAGTTGCGACGCGCGCTCACGGTTCACGAGCGATTCGCGACATCGCGGACGCGGTTGCTCGGACTGGTCTACTCGGAGCTGGGTGGCGTGCTGGTCGGGCTGCAGCGACTCGACGAGGCTCAGCCGATCCTGCTGCGTGCTGCGGAGACCTGGCAGGCGGTCGGAGCGGCGGGAGCGAGCCAGCTCGCCGGCACGTTCGGCAGTCTTTCGTCTCTCGAGAAGAACCGCGGCGACATGGCGCAGTCGGTCGAGTGGCTGGAGCGCGCCGTCGAGGCCAGCGAGCGCCTGCTCGGAGAGAACGCCCGCAGCACCCTGATCCATCGCCTCAATCTCGGCAGCCGGCTGATCGAATTCGGAGATCACGTCGCCGCGCGCCGGCGTCTCGAGCCGCTGGTGACTCCGCTCGAAGCGCTCTTCGGAGCCGGACATAGCACCACCGAGACGGCTCGTTCGATGCTGGGGATCGCCTGCTTCGCCGATGGCGACACGGTTTCGGCACTCCGTTACCTCGCCGCGTCACTTGCGGCCATGGAGAACCGTCCCGGCAATCATGCCGCGGGGGTTGCGTTCGCGCTTCAGTGGCAGGCTGTGATCCTGAGGGATCGAGGGGATCTCGAAGGCTCGAGGCGCGCGGTGGAACTGGCGCTCGAACAGTGTCGTCCGCTGGGTGCGACCGAAGGGCCGATGCGCGTCGACCTCGAACTCCTGAAGATGTCGGTGCTGGCGAAGCAGGGCGCTCTGACACCGCTCGCCACCGAGGTCGCCGAGGTGAGCGCACTCGTCGATTCGTTCGAACTCACCGGCACGCCCGTCGAAGCGCGTGCGCGGGTGGCCCAGGCGATCGCGTTGCGTCGACTCGGCGCTCCGGACAGCGCATGGAAGACGGCGCTCGCGGCCGACGCGATGTCGCGCGCCCAGATGGCATTCAACGCAAGCCGCCTGCCGGATCGCCAGGCGCTGGGGCTTTCCGTCCAGTGGAGCGAAGCACTACCGCAATTGACCGATCTCGTGCGCACTCGTGATCCCGGTGCGGCCGCGATCGCGTGGGACCGCTCTCAGCGCTGGCGTGGCTGGTGGAATCGCGAACGCGAACTGAGACGCCCCCCGCAAGGCGGACTCGACACGGCGCGGACCGGCGCACACGCGCGCTGGGTCGCGGCGGAGCGCCACTACGCAGAACGAATCGTGAGCGACGCCGACTCGATGCGACACCCTTCGGTGAGCGCGCGACTCGAGCGCGCGCGCGCGGCGGCCGAACAAGCCGAGGGCCGCTATCGAGCGACCGAGGCGCGCGGCGGAATGCCGCGCCCTGCTTCGGAGCCGCGCCTCGACGAGATTCTCGCCCACCTCGCACCCGATGAGGCGCTGGTGGCGTTTGCCGAAGCGGTGGACGACACCGCGTCGCGGCTGGTGGCGTTCGTGGCTCACGGTGCACCAGCGCGCGTCGAGCTGGTGTCGCTGGGGCCGCTGCGCACCGCACGCGCGACGAGTGCGCGATGGCTTCGGGCGTTGTCCGAGCCTCCGAGTGCCCGCGCGTCCGCCGCCGAGCGCGAGTTGCGCGTGCTGGGCCGCGCGTGCCGGGAACGGCTCTGGGATCCGCTCGCGGCCGTGCTCGCAGACGCGCGGACGATTCACGTGGTCTCCGGGCCGCTCGATGATCTGCCGTGGCTCGCGCTGCCGGTCGGGGCGCGCGAGTACCTGGTCGATACGAATCGCACCATCGGAGTGATCGAGGCTGAGCGCGACCTGCTCACCCCGCGCGCCGCCACTTCGAATGGTCGCGCGATCACGTTCGGAGGTCCCGCGTTCGACCAGGCGCCCGCCACCGGGGCCGCGCCGCTGCTCGCGCTTGCATCGCGTGGCGCCGCCAACCCCTGCATGCCGTTCCCACGCCTCGAAGCGCTGCCGGCCGCAACAGCCGAAGCGCTGGACGTCGCCGCGACTCTCGGCACCGGTCCCGATCACGCGCTCGTACTCACCGGAGCCGAGGCCAGCGAGGGCAGCTTCAAGCGCGAGGCGCCGGGCCACACCCTTCTTCACGTGGCCACTCATGGCGTGGTGCTCGGCGACACCTGTGCGACCGCAGCGCCCGGCCGCCGTGGCGTCGGAGGCCTCACGGCAACGTCGAGCCGCACCTCGAAGCGTCGACGGCCGGTCGCCGAGCCGATCGCGGAAGCCGACAAACCCTCGCCGTGGCTCGCGCGCCGCGTATGGCTCGCCTTCGCGGGAGCGAACCACGCCGGAGAATCGAACGACCCGGACGGCAACGACGGCATGCTCACCGCCGAGGAAGTGGTGACGCTCGATCTGCGTGGAGTCGAGTGGGTGGTGCTTTCGGCCTGCCACTCGGGGGCCGGTGCGGACTGGTCCAA
- a CDS encoding CHAT domain-containing protein, with product APSPPAASLRGRQVWLALAGANGARSNATDENEGLLTLEEVAALDLRGVEWVVLSACQSGLGEEWPREGSLGMRRAFRMAGARTVIASEWSVADESTRDWMRALYARPDSAHRSTGEALRQASRTVLAARRKSKRTTHPFYWAAFTASGP from the coding sequence GCGCCGTCGCCGCCGGCCGCCTCGCTGCGGGGCCGGCAGGTGTGGCTGGCGCTCGCGGGCGCGAATGGGGCACGCTCGAATGCCACCGACGAGAACGAGGGACTGCTGACGCTCGAAGAAGTCGCCGCACTCGATCTGCGAGGAGTGGAGTGGGTGGTGCTCTCGGCCTGTCAGTCGGGACTCGGCGAAGAGTGGCCACGCGAGGGCTCGCTCGGCATGCGCCGCGCCTTTCGCATGGCGGGTGCTCGCACCGTGATCGCGAGCGAATGGTCGGTCGCCGACGAATCGACCCGCGACTGGATGCGCGCGCTCTATGCGCGGCCCGACTCCGCGCATCGATCGACCGGCGAGGCGCTCCGTCAGGCGAGCCGCACGGTGCTCGCCGCACGCCGGAAGTCCAAACGCACCACGCACCCGTTCTACTGGGCCGCGTTCACCGCGAGCGGCCCGTAG